AGGGTCATCACCGAGCAAGTCCCAGTGAACTTTGAGCAGACCGTTTCCGGTCTGATTCACACTGATGTGGTCTTCGCCGGCAGTGCCGATGATCTGCAGCACCTGCTCGCCGTTGACCTCCTGAATGCTGACACCGGAAATAATGGCTACTGTTGAGGCGGTATCCACACCGCTGTCATCATCTTCAAGAGTGACGTCGACATAGTACACGCCTCCTGCCGCATAAGTGTGATCGACAGACAGTGCTCTGTCGCCGACCGTCATGACGATGACATCCGTATTCCCGTCGCCCCAGTCAATGGTGACGGTATGCTCATCCAGCGAACCGGGATCCGTGAAGTCCAAATCAATGGTGATGGGCTCGCTCTCGGTGCCGTTACCGCAATGTTCAACAGGGTTGTCGATTTCAAGATTGGCCGGCGCCACGTTGTTGACGGTGATGTTTGCGCTGTCATTGCCGACTCCCGTGTCATCATCGGTGACGGTGACACTGATGGTGTAATCATCGAATGCTGACACCGATGGGTTATCATCGAGGAACTGGTGATCCAGAGAGAATTCCCTTGTGGCGGGATTCCAGTCGATTCCATCGACCGCAACGGTCAGAACAGAATTGCCAAGACTGAATGTCTGGATGTTGTCCGGAGAGAGCGGATCACCCCAGTTCAGGTCCAGAGTAAAGGTGTCCAGCGTACCCGGGTCGGTAATTGTGCCGCTAAGTGTTGTGCTGCCATCTTCATCGATGATGGAATCGGACAGCGATACAGCAACTTCCGGTGCGACATTATTCACGGTGACGGTTTCGGAATCGGAGCCTATTCCGGTGTCATCATCGGTGACGGTTGCGGCGATCGTGTAAACGTTGGACGGATCACCCGTTGGATTGTCGTCCAGATACTGGTGTGTCAGCGTGAATGTCTGACTTCCGGTCGCACTGGCTGAGAAGGAGTAAGTCTCGGTATCGTTCGGGTTGAGTGCATCACCCCAGTTGATGTCGAGCGTGAACGTGTCCAGCGTACCGGGATCAGTAATCGTCCCGGTCAGCGTGGCGACACCGTTTTCATCGATGGCGACAACTGAATCGATCACAACTGTCGGCGCGACGTTATTGACGGTGACAGTTTCAAAATTCGACCCGACTCCGGTGTCATCATCTGTCACGGTCGCGCCGATGGTGTAAACGTTGGACGGATCACCCGCGGGATTGTCGTCCAGATACTGATGCGTCAGCGTGAATGTCTGAGTCCCGGAAGCACTGGCTGAGAAGGAGTAAGTCTCGGTATCGTTCGGGCTGAGTGCATCACCCCAGTTGATGTCGAGCGTAAATGTGTCGAGCGTTCCGGGATCGGAGATCGTTCCGGTCAGCGTTGCGACACCGTTTTCATCAATGGCAACCACCGGGTCCAGTACCAGTGTTGGTGCGACGTTATTGACGGTGAGTGTGGCAGAAGCGCTGTCGGTTCCACCGTCGTCGTCAGTCACCGTGGCCGTGATTGTGTAGTTGTCAGAACTTGTCGCTGTCGGATCATCATCCAGGTACTGGTGAGTGGCCGTGAACGTGCCGGTTCCCGCGGCCTGAGTGACAGTTGCCGGTGACGATGTTCCGTCGCCCCAGTCAATCATAACCGTGTGTGTGTCCTGTATACCGACATCGGTGAAGCTGCCGCTGACGGTCACACTACCATCTTCGTTAATCGTCGACGAATTCAGTGTGAGTCCGCTGGCTACCGGCGCCACGTTATTGACGGTGACAGCCAGAACCACTGGTTCAGCAATCTCAAGCGAAATGTCGTCGATGGCGAATCTGCCACCACCGGTGAAGTACTGAGGTATGAGCTCATGAAATTCAAGCAGGTAATTGCCTGCACCAAGCGCGTTGAGCTGTGATGAAATGTCGATCGACACGTTCTGAATCGGGTTGGAGTCAGTAGTCGTGCCCGCCACGGTGTAGCTGTAGAACGTCGACAGGACATTTCCCGAGCTGTCTGTTGCCCGGACTGAGAAAACTCGATCCTCGGTAGGGGCTCCCGAACGGCTCAGACTGAAGGCCGGCCCGCCGGCAACATCAAACTGAAACGACAGCAGAGCTGAAGATAACGGTCCGCCGACAGTAATCGGCTGATTGAGGAAAAATTCGAGATCTTCCTCATACAGCGGGCCACTTGAACCCACAACGCCACCGTCGAATCCGTTGAACGCGGAGAGACCGGGCAGCAGACTGGAATTTCCGACCAGCCAGCCATCGCCGCCAACATCAACTGCAAATGGGCGACCACCGTCGGCACGGGTCGGGTCGATTCCAACATTCCATCCCGTGAAGTCACCGGTTGCGAATGTACCGTTCACAATGACGTCAGTCGGCTGAGCGGAATGCGAGCTGTCACTTCCGCCGTCGTCATCCGCAAAGCTGACGATCGTTACGTCGTAAGTGTCAGAAGGCGTTGCCGTGGGATTGTCATCCAGGTATTGATGTGACACGCTGAAGCTGGTCGAACCGGCCGGGACCGAAATGGTCTCATCAGCCCCTTCGCCCCAGTTAACGACCAGTGTGAATTCGTCCAGCGTACCGGGATCAACGATTTCACCGCTGAGCGTGGCGAAATCATCTTCGTTAATCGCCGGTGTCACGGTCAGGTTGACCAGCGAAGGCGCAACGTTGGCGATGGTGATGGTGGTTGCCGCGATGTCCGTCGCACCGAACGCGTCCGTCACTTCCACAGCCACCGGATACACGCCGTCATCACCGAGCCCCAGTGCTAACAGTGTTGCTCCCGTGAGCGTTGGGTTGACACCGAAGGCATCATCAAACTGACTGTCTCCATCAAGATCCCAGGCATAACCTGTGATGTTGTTCTGCTCGTCGGTGGAGGCGGTCGCATCCAGGGTAAGCGCGGAGCCTTCATCGTTAGTGTATGGACCGCCTGCATCTGCCTTTGGAGGTGTATTCAACAGCACGGTCACTTCGAACGTGTCCGTATGTGTCCCAAGGTCATCGTCTTTCACAGTGACACTGACAGTGTAAACACCGTCTGCTGTGAATGTATGGTTCAGATTGAAGTTGCGATCACCAGCAGGAAGTGAGAACGTTTGATTGCCGGTTCCATCGCCGAAATTGATCGTGACGTCATGATCGTCCTGAGTACCCGGATCAACAAAGCTGACCGTTCGGCTGAATGCCCCCACAACCGTCGGCAACAGAGTTTCGTCGGCACCGGCATCCACGTCGGGGGCGACGTTGTTGACGGTCACCTGAAGTGCTGAGCCTAGCGTTCCGTTGTTGATCACAACGTTCTGCGACCCTACCGTGACTGCGTTTCCGGTCTGCTGATAGATCTCAAAAACAGTGAAGACCGGATTCGGATTAACAAAAGTGTTATGAGTCGCAAAGTTCAGCATGTTCGGCTGTACGCCGATTGCTGATCCTTCCGGAGTTAATGCAAACCCACTCGATGAACTAATGCCAGGACCGTCGGCGCCGATCACCGATGGCAGGAAGTCGTAGTAATTGTCGAGCGCATTGCTGGAATCGACAAACAGGTCTCCACCCAGGGCCAGCGCGCACTTTGGGCAATTTAGGCTGGCGCGACAAGTGAGTATTGGTTAGTCTTTTCGTGTCGTAACATCGGACTTCACGAGGAGAGGACAAGAGATGTCGACAGTTGAACTGGCGGTCACCCAGGAGCTGACAGGAAACATTGTTCATTACTTTGATCAATTGAAAGACCCGCGTTCCAACATCAATCGTCTGCATCTGCTTGGTGATGTGATTGTGATCGCCATTTGCGGAGTGCTGGCCAACGCCGACGGCCCCAGTGCGATTGCGGAATGGGCGCGACTGAATGCCGATGGCCTGCAGAAACACCTGGCACTTCCGCATGGCATTCCGAAAAAAGATACGTACCGGCGCGTCCTTTCTCTCCTGAAGCCGAACGACTTTCAAGCGTGCTTCGTGCAATGGATTGAATCGCTGGAAGGACTTTCCGACGAACAGAAAGAAGGCTACAGAAAACAGATTGCGATTGATGGCAAAGCACTCCGTCGATCACATGACAAAAAGAATGGGCTGGGTGCGTTGTTCATCGTGAGTGCGTGGGCTTCTGATCAGGGGATTTCTCTGGGACAGGTGGCGACGGAAGAGAAGTCGAACGAGATCACCGCGATCCCGAAATTACTGAACGAAATCAATATCGATGAGGCGATCATTACGATTGACGCAGCGGGTTGTCAAAAAAACATTGCGCAGCAGATCGTGTCTGGCAATGCAGACTATGTGTTAGCCCTGAAAGGCAACCAACCGAAACTCTATGAGGTCGTGCAGAAGTTTTTTCTCGATCACCTGGAGGATGACTTCGCTCGCTGTCCCGTCAGTCGCTATGAAGAAACAGAGAAGGGACACGGTCGGCAGGAACAGAGAATCTACTATCAGGCGACCGTGCCTGTCGATTTTGACGTGGGCCACAAATGGGCCGGACTCAAGACCATCGGAACGGCGATCCGAATGTACGAGCAGGACGGCATTCATCATTCTGACGTTCGCTACTACATCAGCAGTCTGCGTCGCAAAGGCGAGCTGTTCGCAACAACGGTTCGTGGTCACTGGGCCATAGAAAACACGCTGCACTGGAGTCTCGACATGACCTACCGCGAGGATGAGAGTCGAGTCCGAAACCGAATCTTCGCGAACAATTTGTCATGGCTCAGACGACTCACACTCAGCCTCATCAAGAAACATCCTGGCAAACAAAGCAACGTCATGAAAAGAAGAATGGCCGGATGGAACATTGACTATTTGATGCAAATCCTTACCGGCAAAACAACTTAGTATGCGCTGGCCCTGGGTCTCCACCAGCGTTAAAGAACGCTTCGATTTCCGGCGTGAAGCTGTTGAATTTTGCGATGTTATTGGCAAGACCATGTTCGGGAATGACGAGAACATCAATTGTGTTAAGGAACGACTCAAACTGAGCCGCAGAGGTACCTGCTCCAATTGTGAATGTTGATCGTCCACCGAATGCGTTAGTCACTCGCGGCTCCCACAGTCTCCACGGTTGAATGGCAACCCCGGGCTGACCGTTCGAAACGGATCCGCCAGTTAGACTATCCACATTGATGGCAATCACGCCCAAATGATAGGACGATCGCGGAATCTCACTGGTGGTTCCCGCACCTCGCAGGTAATCGAGAGCAACTTCGCTGTATCTATTCTGGTTTCCATGAGAAAGGATGTCGTGGCCCGTCAGAAAAATACTGCCGCCCTGAGCAAGCCCCGCCGAGCCACCATCGTCATCTGTGAAACTCAGAATTTCCACGTTGTACGGGGCGGATGCTGTCCCCGTCGGATTGTCATCAAGGAATTGGTGCGTGACCGTGAACGTCGTGGAACCTGCAGGAATTGTGAATGTTTCAGGAGCTCCTTCTCCCCAGTCAACAACCAACGTAAACACGTCGAGCGAGCCTGGGTCCACGATTTCTGCCGTGAGGATTGCCGAGTCATTTTCGGACACGACAGAAGTGATCGCGATATTTTCCAGTTCGGGCGTTACGTTGTTGATCGTCAGTGTGGAAGTCGCAACTGCTGATTCGCCATCGGTGTCGGTGACACGAACCGCGATTGGATAGTAGCCATCGTCACCGAGACCGAGTGACACTAGAGTCGCTCCGGTGACTGTTGGGGTCACTCCTGCGGCATCGTCAAACTGTCCGTCGTTATCCAGGTCCCACGCGTAGGATGCGATGTTATTGTCCGGATCTGTTGAACCCGATGCGTTGAAGGTTATGGCGAATCCTTCGTCGGCCGTGTACGGAGCCCCGGCGTCAGGGATCGGCGGGGAGTTGGGGTCGACTGCCACAGCCGTGTTGGAAAACGAGCCTGACTGGCCGATCCGAGCGGGTGTTCGTGTTTGAGTGTCGGAGCTGCCAGCTGATCCGCCTTCAACTGAGGTTGTAAAGACACTTGTTGTGTCGATTGTACCGGAAATCTTAATACGTCCTCCGCCGCCACCTCCGCCGCCTTGCCCATAATATCCAAGACGTGTGCCAGCCGCAAAGTTGGAGCCATTGCCACCGGAGGCAGAGAGGCTTCCATTTAGGACAATGTAGCCATCCAGCCAAATTCCACCGCCAGCGCCTCCACCACCGCTGGATGCGCTGGCTATCCCAAACGCGGTGCCCTGAACTCCATCACGGCCGTCGACAGTGATTGCTCCAGAAACGTCGATTATGGACGCGGATAGGGCAATCGCCCCACCGCCATCGCCACCCGAGCCACCGATCCCTGATGACGTAGTGCCATGATTCCCAGCACCACCACCACCAGATCCCATCTGAATCCCCGGCGCAGCGGTAACGCCGTAGCTTCCTCCACCTAAGGCAGCCGGAGGATTGCTGAGAGACTGGCCGCTGTTTCCACCTGGCCCGCCATAACCGGCTCCCCCACCGCCCGATGCATGGATGGCCGAGCCATAAAGGCCACCCTGTCCTGCCCCTGGGCCGTTTCCTGCGACCCCGTTTCCTGCATTGCCGATACCTCCGCTGCCCCCATCGAAGCCGGCACCGTCTCCGTCGAGAGTTCCTGCGATCGCAATTGAATCCGCGGCGACTGACAGCGGAATTCCTTCGCCAACGTATACCGTTGTTCCCGGTGCGACCACAAAGCTTCCTACATTGGTGAATGCCCCCTGAAGGACGTCGCCGTCAGCCGGAGCCAGATTTCCTCCGGCGTAATCGCCACCGACAATCGTTGCCAGCAATGCGCGATCTTCCAAAAGCTCTGCTGTGATCGCAGTGTTGGAGGCGCGACTTAATCGAGACTGGCGCGATCGGTTACCACGTCGACCTGTCATTCCTTTTAGAATCTGACGCCACGCTCGTTTTCCAGAAAGTAACATAAATCGGACTCCTCACAAATTTTGGGTGGTTGGTGTGAGAAGCGAGCGTAGAACTCGTCATGTAAACGGTGGGCGCGCAGTAATGCACGTTTCATCGTCGATGCGGTCGGTGAGATTTCTGTTTGTCGACGGGAACTCACCGGCCGTTTTTTATTCTGCGCACGCTCCCAAAGGGGATGGAATTAGAAAACACTCGTCGTCGGTCGGAACATCTAGGCATCGAGGCCGAGTTACCGCCAAACTTCTTGATGAACAGAGCAGTCAATTTGCGAAAAGCAAATCCTGCTTACCCAGAAACAAGAATCCAGTTTGATGAAGAAATCTTGGAGACAGAACCAATGCCGGCCCGACAGCACTGATCCTCAGAACTTTTTCGAACATGTGTTCATAGTTGAAGCAAGACGAATAACAGGCCTGAATTAGCCTGACAACTGAACACGCGTCGAATTCTTCTAAACAAACAGACGACCTGAACAGTTGTGCATAAGCTATTCAATTCAACGGCACCAGAATCAACACATTGGCTTTCCGTCGACCGTCCGGAAAGTCGATCGAGATCTCACCAAAGTCAGCTTCTACTCACTGACGGGCCGCATGATCCAGCGGTATGCAAGTTTCTCGTTTCGACTAACGATGCTTCTTGATGAAACGTCGAACCGCGTCGTACTGGCCGATGTAACCTTCGTCGTCTCGCAGCCGTACAAAGATCCGCATCGCCTTGTGACGTTGCTTCGGAGCAGCCGTTTTATCCAGCTTCAGAATCTCCAGAATCCGATCATGGAACAGTCCCAGCTTCGGAGCTGATAGGCGTCCCCGCCGAGCGTACTCTTCAGGCCCTGCCTGACCGCCGCGCAGAGTCTTTCGAGTCTTGTGCCGCGCCATCTCGCGAAGACTCATGCCATCGTGATGAGCTCGCCGAATCCGTCCGTAATCATCCACCTTGAGCATCCTCGCCGCTCGAAGGTACTGTCAAATTCAACAGTACCTTCGCGATCCCGGTGGATCCATTTTGAGCGCCGATCAAACCCCCGAAGTGGGGCCGTTTTACACGCCGATCTCCAGGCGAGCTACGGTCAATGAACCCAAACCGTGCCGTCGGTGACGAATCGAATTTCGTGTCGCCGCGTGGCGAGTAACCAATGACCAGACAAGGTTCTCCAGCTCTCAAATCCTTGGTTGAACTTAGTTCGATCGCAGGCCACGGGCCTTGTTCGTTGATCTTCATTACGGCGAGCCTCCATTCCGACGACCAACCAGCAGCCGATGCGGTGACGGTTCGTCCGTCATTCAAATGGACTTTCATGTCCGACTGCCGCTTTCGATGCCATCGCAGAATCGTGTCTGGCGTGAATATAGTCGTCAGTTCCAGCAGAGCCTTGCGGCCGATGGCGTGAGCCTTTACGGCCAATAGCCGACGCTGGTCGTCGTTGAGCAGGAGCCGTTTCTTTCCCACCTTCTTCTGCAGAGCTTCAATCTGCGCATTCTGGAATTCGATGATCTGCTGCTGTCGCTTGTTCACGCTGCCACAGAGTGCAGCAAGCAGAATGTGCCAGGGCTGCAGCAGGAAGGGCATGTTCGGCGCCAAAATCGTGCAAGTAGTTGAAATCAAGCGGCTGAGAATAGGAGACTCTGGCAAGCCGTAACTCCAGTGTTTTTGCAGCGTTTTGGGTTCAGTGGATTTTCTCGGCTCTACGGGGAACAACGGAACCATTGTTGATCGATGCGTAGAGATTCTTTGCCAACCGCCGCATAAGATCCTCACCGGCGTTGATGGAGCCGTTTCCGTCTTCATCGTAAATGGCGGCGAAACCACCTTCCTGGTCGGTTCGGTCGGTCAGCGCATTAGTCGCTGACAGCAGTTGCATCATGGTCAGGTCCGTTCCGTCGGCAACTCCAAAGGCGGCTCCACTTGATCCGACGTTGGCCAGCCCCGCACCGATTCCCGTATCTGTGACTGTGAAGCCATACTCAGCGGCGATCGTACTACCCGAAATACGCGAACTCGAGAAGTAGGTGGACAGTGCAAGCGCCATGAACTCCGCGTCGACCTTGCCCGCGCGGCCGCGGTTGAGTTGCTTTATGAACACTGCCACATCTTCTCCAGAACCATTCGCCAATTGATCGCCAAAGACATTGGAGAATGTTTCGGTCAACCAGTTGGCCAGTGAGGAACCTCCCGCTGCGATCAGCTCCTGTCCGTTCCGGCTGATCCAAAAACTAACGTCAGCGGTCTCAGCGCGAACGGTTTCTCGACCATATTTGGCGAACAGATAATCCGTCGCATCGACTCGTTGCAGCGAGAGTTCAATTTGGTCGTCCGGAACAATGGTACCACCGAGGTTGCCGAGGACCTCAGGTCCATCATCAACGCCGGTCGGTTGCAACTCGTTGATGAGATACGTTCCGGGGTCTAAGTCTTCAAATGTGTATTTGCCCTCTGAATTGGTCGTCGTGACCGCAACAATCGCCCCGGATGGATCGGTCAGCTCGACGGCGACTCCTTCAATTCCCGTGTCGTTGCCGTCAAGTATTCCGTTCTGATCGATATCGATGAAGACCTGTCCCGTGATCGAGGCCTGATTAAGCACGTTTACCGTGACAGTGGCTGTCGCAGTTCCGCCTTGACGATCGGTGACCAGCACGTCCAGAGAGAATTGAGCGACTGATTCATAATCGAGCAGCCGAGTTTCGGCGACTGTGATCTGGCCGGTTGCGCTGTCGATTGCAAATGCCCCGAGCTCGTTGCCGGAGGCGATGCTGAACGTCAGACTGTCGTTGTCTGGGTCCGATGCATCGACACTTCCAACGACCGTTCCGTCAGGAGAGTTCTCAGCGATATCCAGCGTCGAGTCATTGGCGATTGGGGCGGAATTATTTAATTCCGCGTTAATCCGCGCTAACGCAAAGTCATAGCGACGATTGGAACCCTGGTAAGAATAACCGGCGATGAGGACCCGTCCCTCCAAATCGATCGCTACACTTTGGCCGCGTTCATTGCTGCTGCCGAAATCAATAAAGAGTACGCCGCTGTCTGCAAACGTTGCGTCCAGCGAGCCATCTGCTTCGAGCAACGCGACCGTGAAGTCACTGTTCCAGTCGTTGGAATACCCCCCCTAGCAGAATGCGATCTCCACTTCCAACTTCGACGGAAGTGGCCTGATCGTACGCACTTCCGAAATTGAGAAGCTCACGTCCGTCACCGCTGAAGTCGCTGTCGAACCCTCCGGTGTCTGTCAGCCGCGAGACTGCAAAACTGTAGTATCCAGTTGATGGGTCATGCGACGTACCCGCAATCACAACGCGGTCTTGACTGTCAATTGCCACATCGTAACCGTAGTCTCTTCGCCCGTAGAAATCGACGATTTGTGTCCCAGTGCCATTGAACATCTCGTCGAGACTCCCATCCGAGTTTAACCGTGCGGCAGCGAAGTCTCGGACCGCTGAATCGAGGAGATAGCCGCTCACGACGATACGTCCCTGGCTATCGGTTTGAACCGCGTACGCTCTGTCGGAAGTTCCCCCAAAGTCGATGGTTTGTTTGCCATCCGAGTCAAAGCTTGGGTCGGGAGCTCCGTCCGATGTGAGTCGAGCGACGGCGAAATCGAGGTTGCCAGTTGGAGTGTAAGCGTACCCGGATAGCAGAATGCGGTTCTCGGCATCGACGAAAACACTTTTGACCTGTTCGCTATTCGTTCCGAAATCGACCGTTGCGGTTCCCGATGTACCAAAGGTCGAATCGATATCTCCATCTGGCGTCAACCTTATTACGCCAAAATCCAACGACCTTGCCGGCGTCCCGCTCACGAGAATTCGGTCATCGTGATCCGTCGTAATATTGACGGGAGTGCTTCCAGAACGCAGATCGAGAATCTTCTTCCCGTCTTCCCCAAACGTCGTGTCGATGCTCCCGTCCGAATTATAACGGAGCACCGCAGGCCCGAATGTAGTCTGTCCGACGACCAACACTTTGCCATCGGACTGAGACGCTGTGACCGCAGCGTCTCGATCGTTACCGCCCCCGACTCCAATGTCCGTTAAGACAATGCCAGATTGGCCGAATGTTTCGTCAAACTGTCCCTCCGATGTGAGCTGAACCAGAGCCCAGTCATTGAGTGTTTCGGGTTGTGTCGTCCATCCTGATAGCAGGACTTGATCCTGACTATTCGTCGTGACGCTATCGGTGAAATCTCTTGACGAATCGAAATCGATTAATTGCTTCCCGCCATCACCGAACGTCGTGTCCACTATTCCGGCTGTTGTAAGACGACTGACGACGAAGTCGTTCTCCGTCGATCCTTGTGTGGACCGCCCTGCCAGGAGCACGCGGCCTTGCGTGTCGAGGGAAAGCGAGGTCAGGAAATCGACGGAGCTGTGAAAATCGAGCGATTGGAATCCTTCATCTCCGAAAGTCCCATCCCCGTAACCATCCGATGTCATTCGCGCAACAACAAAGTCATATCCGGTCGTGCCCAAATTGGCGAAGCCACCAATGTAGATTCGCCCTTCATCATCAATCGCAACACTCTGGGCCGTATTCGTGCGATTCTGATACTTGAGCGATGAACGACCATCCAGGTCGAAACTGGGATCGAGCTCTCCAGCCGTAGTCAGACGAACGACAGAAAACTCTGAGTTGCCGCCGACAACAACGACGCGATCCGCGGCGTCAATCGCCACGGAACGACCGTAGTCGCTTATTGACCCCATGTTGATAATCTGTTTCCCATCACCGCTGAAATCGGGATCCGGATTTCCGTCGCTGGTGAGGCGCGCAACAGCGAAGTCGAAATCGCTGTATGTTCCCGTGCTCTGATCGGAATAGCCGGCAATCACAACTCGATCGAGACTGTCGATTGCGATGCTCATCCCACGATCCTCACGGCTGCCAAAGTTGATCACACGGAGCCCACTATCGCCGAAGCTCTCGTCCAGTTGACCCTCTGACGTGAGTCGGGCGACCGCCACATCCAACCCTTGACCGCCTACCGAAGTCTCGCCTCCGAGTAAAATTCGTCCTTGGCTGTCAATTGCAGCTGTGCGGGCACGGCTAGAATATCTGAAGTTGACCTGTGCAACTCCACCATCACCGAAGGTGGCATCCCTCGATCCATCTAGGTTGTATCGGAGGGCAACCATGTTCCCTGACGGTCCTGGTCCCACCACAATCGGTTTCCCGTCCGGTTGATAGATGGCTGAGTTGGCTCCTCCGTCTTGGCTCGGTTGGAGGACGTCTGTCAGGATTTTGCCGCCATCTCCAAATGTCGGGTCCAAGGTGCCCGCACTCAGCAGCGTTCGGACCTCGAGCATCTCGATGAACTGATCGTACGAGCCACACGAGCGTTTGCGCCGGGAGCTCGATGATCGCTGATAGGCGGCAAGACGCTGAACAATCAGCGTCGGTACGTTGAGCCAGCATGGATCCATAATCTTCATTGCAGTGCTCGTATGATTGATGGAGGGCATTCGCGTTGCCGACGATGCGAGACAGGCGTGCCTTAAATTTTCGCCAACGTGCTATGGGGCATCCGGCCCCACGTCAATAACCGTTGGATTGATGCGACTGTACGTGGCCTTTTGCAATCCAACGACAGCCGGAACCGTCAGTGTGCAGTTTGCCATGTCGGCATTCAAAAGGCCATCAGTCCGTCGCGGCGACAGTACGACGTTCGAGGACAACAGCGGACGTCCCAGGTATCTGCTGGATGAACGGATGTCGATTGATGCGTAAACGCCGGGTGATTCGAAGCGGACTTTGCCGCCGTTCACGGACTCTGGCTGATCGACTTCTGCATCAACCGCCTCGGACGGTTCGGCATGAAGGCTTAGGCATAATGCGATTACTTCTCTCTTGTTGTTCAAGGGCTTGATGAGCCTTTTTGGTGGTTTGGGGTTGTTAGTTCTTTCGGTGTTTTGTGGAGCGGTCGTCGCCTGAAGTCGGCCAGTTTCTTCAGACGTGATAGTTCTTCCGTGTCGACTCGGAAAAACCACCGCTGACCGGTGCGATCCGCATGCACCCAGCCGCGAATTCGCCATGTGTTGAGCGTCTCTCGTTTGATGCCGACCTCTGAGGCCAGTTCCGTCAACGTCCAGGTGCCGGTTTGGACCGACAAGTCGCAGCCTTGTTTTCGAAACTGTCGACTCAGACTCGATACGATAGCTCGCGTGAATTCAACTCCCTGAGTCGAAAGATATCCGCTCGCATTCAGCTTCGATGCCACTTGAGAATGTGTCCTGCCGTCGCGTTTCATGGTGATGATCTGTTCGCGAATCACGTCGGCCGATTCCAGTTGTTCGAACTCATGAACACCGCGACGAATTTCGTGATGGCTTTCGAAGCCGCCCACCCAGTGCATGGTGACTCGAACACGTTCGCTGCGGCCGATGACTTCCACTTCGACGCGATCAACCAGAGTTCGGAACACGGTCTGACGATCGACGCCGGACGTTGTCGCCGCCTGCC
This DNA window, taken from Fuerstiella marisgermanici, encodes the following:
- a CDS encoding SdrD B-like domain-containing protein, whose translation is MLNQASITGQVFIDIDQNGILDGNDTGIEGVAVELTDPSGAIVAVTTTNSEGKYTFEDLDPGTYLINELQPTGVDDGPEVLGNLGGTIVPDDQIELSLQRVDATDYLFAKYGRETVRAETADVSFWISRNGQELIAAGGSSLANWLTETFSNVFGDQLANGSGEDVAVFIKQLNRGRAGKVDAEFMALALSTYFSSSRISGSTIAAEYGFTVTDTGIGAGLANVGSSGAAFGVADGTDLTMMQLLSATNALTDRTDQEGGFAAIYDEDGNGSINAGEDLMRRLAKNLYASINNGSVVPRRAEKIH